AATTTTTTCTAATCACTCTATTTTTTAGGAATAAACTTAAAAATTACTCCTCCTAATATTGCTGGTAATACCCAAGCTAATCCTAAAGATGTCAATGGAATTACTGAATATACTTTATCAAATAATTCTATACTATATCCCATAGCTTGTAAAGCTTCATAACCACTTATAACTCCAGCTCCAATAACTGTTCCAAGAAAAATATTGTCATTTTTTATATTATTTTTAAATATATTCAAAAATATCAAAGCTATCGCAATCGGATATAGAAAAACTAACACAGGAACAGCTAGTTTTATTATTATATCCACTCCAAACATTGCAAAGATAATACTTATAACAGTAGTGATCACTGCTAATTTCTCATATGATATCTTTGTAAGTTCACTAAAATAATCAGCCACAGTAGCAGTTAATCCAATTGCTGTTGTTATACAAGCTCCTGTAACACAGATTGCTAAAATTATTTTTCCACTATTTCCCAATAAAGTTTTCACTATTGAAGTTAGTAGCTCAACACTTCCAGCACCTTTCAATGCCTCATCTGTTATTGTACTTCCTATAAAACTCAAACCACCATAGACAATAGCCAATCCCCCAATAGCAATTAAACTCGTTTGTAATAAAAATGAAAACTCTTGCTTAGGTGAAAGGTTCTTATCCTTTCTAATTGATTTTAAAATAATATCTGAAAAAACAATAGCTGCCAATGTATCCATTGTTTGATAGCCATTTAAAAATCCATATTTAAATGGTGCTAACTCTTTTACAGTTGTAATAGAGTTTCCAATAGGAAAAAATAC
This portion of the Fusobacterium sp. SYSU M8D902 genome encodes:
- the brnQ gene encoding branched-chain amino acid transport system II carrier protein, giving the protein MYKKKDVIITGFALFAMLFGAGNLIFPPMVGFINGDKWALATIGFILTGAGFPLLAIFTSAFAGKDLDSFAKRVSPKFSKFFNVALILAIGPLLALPRTGATAFEMIFSKGGSNYNMYKIIFIVVFFGVSLLFSLKSSKVVDRVGAILTPILLAVLAIIIFKGVFFPIGNSITTVKELAPFKYGFLNGYQTMDTLAAIVFSDIILKSIRKDKNLSPKQEFSFLLQTSLIAIGGLAIVYGGLSFIGSTITDEALKGAGSVELLTSIVKTLLGNSGKIILAICVTGACITTAIGLTATVADYFSELTKISYEKLAVITTVISIIFAMFGVDIIIKLAVPVLVFLYPIAIALIFLNIFKNNIKNDNIFLGTVIGAGVISGYEALQAMGYSIELFDKVYSVIPLTSLGLAWVLPAILGGVIFKFIPKK